A stretch of Paenibacillus mucilaginosus 3016 DNA encodes these proteins:
- a CDS encoding FecCD family ABC transporter permease — translation MDRNRKPYSYAFLLAGCLGLILLTAYISLTNGAFDITVRDTVRTLLRLDAQREFDLVIFEFRLPRIVIAALVGMGLGMAGTVTQSLTRNSLADPGILGINAGAGMAMVLFLFFVQDGIKGTGWGAVMAMPLAGWLGGLGAALLIYVFAYQHGRLDPQRLLLAGIAVSSGLSAVTVFITLKMNAQDFEMSAVWVAGSIYNANWKYIASMLPWLVVLTPVLLLRSRQLDLFRLHEDSVRGLGVAVEKERRLLLLCSIGIVSACVSVSGGIGFIGLMAPHLAARLAGSSHQRLLPLSGMIGALLVLASDLIGRTVFAPVELPVGIVISLIGAPYFVWLMYRSRRTQGSAA, via the coding sequence ATGGATAGGAACCGTAAGCCGTATTCCTATGCTTTCCTGCTGGCGGGCTGCCTGGGCCTGATCCTGCTCACCGCCTATATTTCCTTGACGAACGGGGCGTTCGATATTACCGTGCGGGATACCGTGCGCACGCTGCTGCGCCTGGATGCACAGCGGGAGTTCGATCTCGTAATCTTCGAATTCCGCCTGCCGCGGATCGTTATCGCCGCCCTGGTCGGCATGGGACTAGGCATGGCCGGAACGGTCACCCAGAGCCTGACGCGCAACAGCCTGGCGGATCCCGGCATTCTCGGGATCAACGCCGGAGCGGGGATGGCGATGGTCCTGTTTCTCTTTTTTGTCCAGGACGGCATCAAAGGAACGGGCTGGGGCGCCGTCATGGCGATGCCGCTGGCCGGCTGGCTCGGCGGACTCGGCGCCGCGCTGCTGATCTATGTCTTCGCTTACCAGCACGGACGGCTGGATCCGCAGCGGCTTCTGCTCGCAGGGATCGCCGTCTCATCGGGACTGTCGGCGGTCACGGTGTTCATCACCCTGAAGATGAACGCCCAGGACTTCGAGATGTCCGCCGTCTGGGTCGCCGGCTCCATCTACAATGCGAACTGGAAGTACATCGCCTCGATGCTTCCCTGGCTCGTCGTGCTCACGCCGGTGCTCCTGCTGCGTTCGCGCCAGCTCGATCTGTTCCGGCTGCACGAGGACAGCGTCCGCGGGCTGGGCGTTGCGGTCGAGAAGGAGCGGAGGCTGCTGCTGCTGTGCAGCATCGGGATCGTCAGCGCCTGCGTCAGCGTCTCGGGCGGGATCGGCTTCATCGGGCTGATGGCTCCGCATCTGGCCGCGCGGCTGGCCGGCTCGTCCCACCAACGGCTGCTGCCCTTATCCGGGATGATCGGCGCGCTGCTCGTCCTGGCCTCCGATCTTATCGGCAGGACCGTCTTCGCTCCGGTAGAGCTGCCTGTCGGGATTGTGATTTCCCTGATCGGGGCACCGTATTTTGTCTGGCTGATGTACCGCAGCAGGCGGACGCAGGGAAGCGCCGCATGA
- a CDS encoding FecCD family ABC transporter permease: protein MTRKVQAHTLILAGAPLAILFTVLLSVMYGAKAMEAGRILEAFLHFDPANVDHQIIMHSRLPRVLGALLVGALLAVSGALMQGLTRNDLASPSIMGILDGSAFAVTVCMVVMPYASTMGMILASFAGSALSIVLVYGLASQLPGGLSPVRLAILGTLVGTFLSSAASAIAMYFQVSQNISFWYNARLHQLDPKLVTLALPFAAAGLLLALWVSRSITVSALGDELAVSLGQNTVRVKLLTTLSVILLTGIAAAVAGRIGFVGLLVPHIARYLTGLDYRRIIPCSAVLGGIFLALCDVLSRFLHYPYEMPIGVVTAMIGVPYFLYLIRTRGGKKHG, encoded by the coding sequence ATGACACGCAAAGTTCAGGCTCATACGCTGATTCTGGCGGGAGCGCCGCTGGCTATCCTCTTCACGGTGCTTCTGTCCGTCATGTACGGGGCCAAGGCCATGGAGGCCGGCCGGATTCTCGAAGCCTTCCTGCACTTTGACCCGGCGAATGTCGATCACCAGATCATCATGCACTCGAGGCTGCCGAGAGTGCTCGGGGCGCTGCTCGTCGGCGCCTTATTGGCTGTGTCGGGGGCGCTTATGCAGGGGCTGACCCGCAATGATCTTGCGTCGCCTTCCATCATGGGCATCCTGGACGGCTCCGCCTTTGCGGTAACCGTCTGTATGGTCGTGATGCCTTATGCTTCCACGATGGGCATGATCCTGGCCTCCTTCGCGGGATCCGCGCTGAGCATCGTGCTGGTCTATGGGCTGGCCTCGCAGCTGCCGGGGGGATTGTCTCCGGTCCGGCTGGCGATCCTGGGCACGCTCGTCGGCACCTTCCTGAGCAGCGCCGCCTCGGCCATTGCGATGTACTTTCAGGTGTCGCAGAATATCAGCTTCTGGTACAATGCGCGGCTGCACCAGCTGGATCCGAAGCTGGTCACGCTCGCGCTCCCCTTTGCCGCGGCCGGTTTGCTGCTCGCCCTCTGGGTATCGAGATCGATCACGGTCTCTGCGCTGGGCGATGAGCTCGCCGTCTCTCTGGGACAGAACACCGTACGGGTCAAGCTCCTGACGACGCTGAGCGTCATTCTGCTTACGGGAATCGCCGCCGCCGTAGCGGGGAGGATCGGCTTCGTAGGGCTGCTCGTACCGCATATCGCACGGTACCTGACCGGACTGGATTACCGGCGGATCATCCCCTGCTCGGCGGTCCTCGGCGGCATTTTCCTCGCCTTGTGCGATGTGCTCAGCCGGTTCCTCCATTATCCATACGAGATGCCGATCGGCGTTGTTACCGCGATGATCGGTGTGCCTTACTTTCTCTATCTGATCCGCACCCGGGGAGGAAAGAAGCATGGATGA
- a CDS encoding iron-hydroxamate ABC transporter substrate-binding protein, with the protein MRTLWTLGAAALTLFALTACGAQTGTPPAAGSPPAQQAVSTAEPASSAARVISYGGKDYTVPVKAERVVITGALESMEDALLLDVKPVGAITVGGGFPPLFAGITDKAEGIGEKAQPNLETILKLKPDVILMSTKFPAETIEKMSKIAVTIPVSHLASDWEKNLNLLAELTGKQERAKEVLSKYKSDAAALKEKIGPALKDKKVLAIRVRAGSMFVYPQDVFFNPSVYEELGAAVPEIVKGAKAQQNLSLEKLSEINPDYLFVQFSEEENKDTPKVFEELKNNPIFQSMNAVKNGHLYTNLVDPLTQGGTAYSKIKFLEAVSQSSIVQVK; encoded by the coding sequence ATGAGAACATTGTGGACACTCGGCGCTGCGGCGCTTACACTATTTGCCTTAACGGCATGCGGAGCCCAAACCGGCACCCCGCCGGCGGCAGGCAGTCCGCCCGCACAACAAGCCGTCAGTACGGCGGAGCCGGCCTCATCGGCCGCTAGAGTTATCTCATACGGCGGCAAGGACTACACCGTACCCGTCAAGGCGGAGAGAGTGGTTATCACCGGGGCGCTGGAGTCGATGGAGGATGCGCTGCTGCTGGATGTGAAGCCGGTCGGAGCCATTACCGTGGGAGGGGGCTTCCCGCCGCTCTTCGCCGGCATTACGGATAAAGCCGAGGGTATCGGCGAGAAAGCCCAGCCGAACCTCGAGACGATCCTGAAGCTGAAGCCGGACGTCATTCTGATGAGCACGAAGTTTCCTGCCGAGACGATCGAGAAAATGAGCAAGATCGCGGTAACCATTCCCGTGTCCCACCTGGCGAGCGACTGGGAGAAGAACCTGAACCTGCTGGCCGAGCTGACAGGCAAGCAGGAGCGGGCCAAGGAAGTTCTCTCGAAATACAAGTCGGATGCGGCAGCCCTGAAGGAGAAGATCGGGCCTGCCCTCAAGGATAAGAAGGTGCTCGCGATCCGGGTACGCGCCGGCAGCATGTTCGTCTATCCGCAGGATGTTTTCTTCAATCCGTCCGTGTATGAAGAGCTCGGAGCTGCGGTGCCGGAGATCGTGAAGGGGGCGAAAGCCCAGCAGAACCTGTCCCTGGAGAAGCTCTCCGAGATCAACCCGGACTATCTGTTCGTACAGTTCTCGGAGGAAGAGAACAAAGATACGCCGAAGGTGTTCGAAGAGCTGAAGAACAATCCGATCTTCCAAAGCATGAACGCCGTGAAGAACGGGCATCTGTACACGAACCTTGTCGATCCGCTGACGCAGGGGGGAACGGCGTACAGCAAGATCAAGTTTCTTGAAGCTGTAAGCCAGAGCAGCATCGTACAGGTCAAGTGA
- a CDS encoding AraC family transcriptional regulator: MPMLTSSYYMVIPKCGESRLTLDLHTYPLRQDAVYIAGPGQTIAIREEEGAKSQLYVLEFDIHPSGADGPAFPLLGELPIHPDPALLRMCEGLCGSTRSGQAVERLYGQAVFHELLYWTLTHHREELRVDSRTALEKTKAYIDTNYEENLSMDQLARMADISPKYYGSLFKKTFGKTVTDYLTEVRINRAKQLMAQSRLRLRDVAFMVGYQDEFYFSRMFKREVGVPPTVYLKSRRQKIAAYSAPILGQLLALGVLPYAAPLHPKWTSYYYDNYRADIPLHLSGFRFNEDWESNVGRLAQSEVDCIITTDRLHGEEKERLERIAPVHFIPEGAPWREQLQQIAGIVGAADEAQTWLDRYDAEARLVREKLHRQLQGEKVLIASLFKKAFRLFPVRGMREVVCQDMRLLTPHEADEYSPGQTLSLTELSAVDADHILLNVCQETETLQYWEELQSDVDWTNMKAVRRRRVQLISSDPWREYSAHAKERMIRDLCSRLCGNRT; encoded by the coding sequence ATGCCCATGCTTACTTCCTCCTATTATATGGTGATCCCGAAGTGCGGCGAGAGCCGGTTGACCCTAGATCTGCATACTTATCCTCTGCGGCAGGATGCCGTGTACATCGCAGGGCCCGGGCAGACGATCGCCATCCGGGAGGAAGAAGGGGCGAAGTCCCAGCTCTATGTGCTCGAATTCGACATCCATCCTTCGGGGGCTGACGGACCTGCTTTTCCGCTGCTGGGCGAGCTTCCCATTCATCCCGATCCCGCTCTGCTCCGAATGTGCGAAGGGCTCTGCGGCTCCACCCGAAGCGGGCAGGCGGTGGAGCGCCTGTATGGGCAGGCTGTTTTTCATGAGCTGCTGTACTGGACGCTGACCCATCACAGAGAGGAGCTGCGAGTGGATTCAAGAACGGCCCTCGAGAAGACGAAGGCCTATATCGATACGAACTATGAGGAAAACCTGTCGATGGACCAGCTGGCCCGCATGGCGGACATCTCCCCCAAATATTACGGGAGCCTGTTCAAGAAAACCTTCGGCAAAACGGTCACCGATTATTTGACGGAGGTGCGGATCAACCGGGCGAAGCAGCTCATGGCGCAGTCCCGTCTGCGCCTGCGGGATGTGGCGTTCATGGTCGGCTACCAGGATGAGTTTTATTTCAGCCGCATGTTCAAACGCGAGGTGGGGGTGCCGCCCACCGTCTATCTCAAGAGCCGAAGGCAGAAGATTGCCGCTTACTCCGCCCCGATACTCGGCCAGCTGCTTGCGCTGGGCGTCCTGCCCTATGCCGCTCCGCTGCATCCCAAATGGACCTCGTACTACTATGACAACTACCGCGCGGACATTCCTCTGCATCTGAGCGGGTTCCGCTTTAACGAAGACTGGGAGTCGAATGTAGGCCGGCTGGCCCAAAGCGAGGTGGACTGCATCATCACGACGGACAGGCTGCATGGGGAGGAAAAGGAACGGCTGGAGCGCATCGCGCCGGTGCATTTCATCCCGGAAGGGGCCCCCTGGCGCGAACAGCTGCAGCAGATCGCCGGGATTGTGGGAGCAGCGGATGAAGCGCAGACCTGGTTGGACCGTTACGATGCTGAGGCCCGGCTCGTGCGGGAGAAGCTGCATCGGCAGCTGCAGGGGGAGAAGGTGCTGATAGCCAGCCTCTTCAAGAAGGCCTTCCGGTTGTTTCCCGTCAGGGGCATGCGGGAGGTGGTCTGCCAGGACATGAGGCTGCTTACCCCTCACGAGGCCGACGAGTATTCACCGGGCCAGACTTTAAGCCTGACGGAGCTCTCAGCCGTGGATGCCGATCACATCCTGCTGAATGTGTGCCAGGAGACCGAAACGCTGCAGTACTGGGAAGAGCTCCAGTCGGACGTCGATTGGACGAATATGAAAGCCGTGAGGAGACGCCGGGTGCAGCTGATTTCGTCCGATCCGTGGCGTGAATACTCCGCCCATGCGAAGGAACGGATGATCCGGGACCTCTGCAGCCGGTTATGCGGAAATCGTACATGA